TTGTTCTGGTTGATCTACATgacttttcattgttttaatacCATTCCATGTTGTTTGCCCGGACAATCTATTTCTATTGCCCCTTTTGCACATTTCCGCATCATTCGAATACACTTCTGACCCACAGGAAGTAAGAGGCATTTTGTCAGGTTGATTTTGTGGAAAGTTTGTTGTCTTTTAAGTGTTTTTCATTGTGTCTCAACGTGTTACATTATCGAGTGAGAATTTAATGTGTCACATAATGCAGTCCCTATTGAGTGAGTTCCTCTTTTATACAAGAATCGAACACCATCGTACTACAAATACTCTAAACGCATTTGATGTTTTGTATTGTGCTAGGGAGTGTTCTGATCATATCAGCCTTTGATTTCCAGTTTTGCACAATCACCAAGTGGCATGAGAAGGCCCAATACAAGCACGCTATCATCCTCTATCGCCAGTCAACTTGTGAACACAATGCACAAATTACGTAAAGCTGTCCATTTGCAAGTGCCTTGCGTTAGACATATTTGGGCGGTAAAATTGTCCCCTGTGTGGATACTAGTGCAGGAGAACGCAGTCTGGCGAGAACACTTAATTTCTCAGACTCGTGTGTGTGAGTGTCGAAAGCAATGCAATGTTAATTAACCGGTACCGGAACAGTCCGGTCGTTAGCATTAATTAGAAGACTTTCCAAAGAGAGTGTTCCTAAATAGAGCTAAATCCCGCTCTGCATTAGAACTAGAGTGCCTAATCCCGGCCATGCCTTACTTAATGGTGTTCCGAGCCTCTCGGATATAGATCGGCCTGGAGGATTTTGGCCCTATTGATTTCATATATACAGTAAAGACGTCTATATTCAGTCTTACAAATGTTTAAGTCTGCAGACCTTGTAGACAAAGACAACACATACACGTGACATACCTAATTTATTGTTGTGAAGTACATCGGTTATGGACTGTGGCGTGATGACGTCATTGTCCTTTTTGTTTCCTTGCAAAATGTTATCTGTGAAACACCTGCTGTATAACATTAAATGAATCTGATAATGATAATTGATCAGTTTTTTGATTGAGACTGCTCATAAGTTACAGCATTAATCTCGTCGACTGCAAGACAAACGGTGTCTTAAGGAAACATAGCAAAAATCGCGACAGTCATGAAATATCTAGAAAAACCCCcgacagttacatgtatatgtcttgtgtcagaaaaaatacataaatgacATGcaacactacatgtatatatccaaTGTCACATACAATACGACATGTGTCAGATACTGTACAACATGTGTTTGTCATGTATTTGATGATCATGAACGACATACGTCACATGTGCAAGCATGTATGTATTCAAGCGTCAGGAAAAACCCTACATTGGTATTGTTTCAGATAAAATTATTCTTTGTAAGaggaaataaaacttttaaactttaacattcaaatttaatGGCCAAAAAAACTTCTAGTGTAGATAAATACAACAGAAACAATAGAAACATATGCAATCTAATGTCAGAAGGTAAAACGGCAGTCATTGTAAAAGTATATGCGTGAAATACAAAAGTAAAATGccgatttaattaataatttccgagttaaagaaaataaaataaatatacaaatgtaaatgtaatatcAATATATTGAAAACCAGTATATATGTAATAGTTTGACTGAAGCTATAATGTCCAAACTAGTATACATGCATACCTAAAAATTATTAAACCTTCGAGTGCGTTACCATAGATGTTCAGTGCATGATTTGCTAACATATAACTTATCGGTAGAACACAAAGTAATATGATACTGCCATTTTAATCCGTTTGGAATAAGATGTGTGATTTTCGAGATATAGAAAAACAATACAGGATATTGACACTAGTATTGTCTGGGCGAGATAACGTCACACCCACTGAAGCAAATAGGAAGTCCGTAACTTAACATGTAACCCCAACCCCCGCCCTTCAATTTCCTGTCTTGATAGGTTtactaaaaaatcaaacatattaGAAGTCCATGTTGCCAAGAAAAAATCCCCAGTCTTGATATTTTAGCAGAaatgaataaggaatcattccttGGAAGACATTACTAATGTGAAGCAGTTTGCTTTGGGGTCAATGCGACAAGCACGTCAATTTCGTGCAACAAAGATGGGCATATTCTTATTAAATATCTCTAATAAACCTAATCCTTGTGGCTTAAGTTTTCAgtatataataacatttaaccaacaattttcatttttttttcatgataaaaaaaaaattgttttttttttaaatttttatttcgtCCACATGCATTCTAAAACTGTAAAACGTCGTCATTGAAAGGTTGATGGCAAATCGATATTCAGAAAATGTTGAGGTAAAGCCATCAACTATCAAATAAAGCAAAGACGTAGAACGGGGCATCAGGGAAGCGATCGTAAAACCCGCCGCCATTGTATTCCACTCCCAGGTGCGTTCTCTTAACTGTGCCTACCCATTTCCGAATAAGGTTGACATCTTTTTCAAAGTTGTGCATGAGAATTTCATCTAGTGAACTGCATACTCTATGAAACCAAATCCAAAATCGAACGAAAATTTATCAGCATTTTATACAATgacgtcggaagcaaattgaaaaggggggggggggctagacatataagaaatttttacaaaaacgaTAATGTGGAGATTGTTGGATGACGGTGTGCAAAATACACTAGAAACATTAGTGTTTTTGCACACTGTCAACCAACTATCTCCACTACGTCAATGGTTGTAATGTTATTGATTCATTGATTATTGTTTAGCTTCCCGTCGAGATTATATCACTTGTAATAGGCCTAAGGCGTTATCAGAGGTCAATGGAAACTTGGCTCACAGGGCCAGTGAAAGGTGGGTGGGGGTCGTTATCTTGTCAGTACATTCTATGGAACCTCCGATTTCTCGGTCTGATCCGAAAACGCGAGGAAAAACTTGTTATTTTTGGCTTTGAAGGGATACTGCACATCCTCAGCGACGTGAATTTGTGTGAGGATCATGCAAGGtgttatatagatatatttcttGGCCATACActgacaaataaaaatatgaaattacgGGTAAAACCTATTCTgcaaatttaattattaatgctTGGTTGTTATTCGAGCCTAACAAAGATTTTTATTATTCGGAAAGTTTCTATTTCTGTTATGTACGGTATACCGAATGCAGTAGGTACACGCCGTTCAGTTCTGAATATCTTTAACACAAGAAGAGGTTACTTTTGGAGAGGGTTCGTGTACCATGATCACAAAATACATTTGTCTTATTTTCTGGAACTTGAAGTCATGACTATAAGAATGTTATTAATAGAAATTTGCGTTTAAGATGATGCCGCAAAATATAGCGAAAATAGCTCCCCGCAGAAAAAAATCTCGATGAGGTGCCTTAAAACTTCACTGCATCATCGAACGCACAGAATAAACCAAGGGAATTACTAATCTTTAAAAACGAATCcgtttaaattgaattgaaatccATGAcgcttcttcttttttcttgttattgatcataaaatttcatttaatgtcGTGAAATTCGGTAGAGcgaattataaaacaatatattgatatcGTCTATAGCGGATTAACTATTGACGCTCTTTGGAAACACATAACGATAATTTTAAAATCGACTTGTCAGTAAAATCTAATTTACATCAGCTTTTAATTCGATTGGCTGAAGTTCCAAGAAATTCATATCTGACTTAGCCATTCTAGTAAGCAGATTTAGCGGGGATATTCGAAGATATATCATGCCAGGTGTAGAGGCTAAATGTTGAAAGGTCGCACGTGCGACAGAGAAAATACACGTGAAGTGTACAGCTACAGTGAATATAGCCAACAGTAACTGTACTCGCCCAAAGTCGCACTGTAATCGCACCCCATCAGCCTATTTCCATGGAAATAGATTTAAAGTGTTACAATCTGAGTATCCAAATCGATGAATTGACTTATGTTGGTGCAAACACAACATGAAATCTGATAGCGATTTAATCCGATGTTGGCTACTCGTGCAGAGtaacaaacaagtttttagTATAAAAAGGGTGGGGCTCTTTCAGTTTATTTCACCATTAAGTGTTGATGAAATTGCGGCAGATGAGAATTTAAACGACGATCAATAAAGGTACTTTAAGTTGCGACCTTTCTATACCAAAATATGCTTCCCCGTGCCTGATGCTTTGCGTGTTCATAATTAGTCTCAATTAGACGAAAGCAATCTTCAGTAAGAACATTTTCTTCTCTTCCTTTTCAGAACGACTCCCTCTCGTGGTGGCAAGGAGTAAACCCAACTGTCCGAATAATGTGAACTGAACAATGGTGGACGCAGAACATCGCAATAGGATAGTATTCCTGGGAGCCGGAGGGGTTGGCAAGACCTCCATCTTGAAAAGGTTCCTCAATGGGGAATACTCCGATACCTACGAAGAAACGGTGGAGGACCTTTATCCAGCAGAATATGACGTCAGAGACACCCATCTATTGGTGGATTTTCTGGATACGGCGGGAAACATCGCGTTCCCAGCAATGCGCAGACTCTCGATAGCCAACGCTCAGGCCTTCGTTCTTGTGTTCTCCATTACGGACATTTCAACATTCGAGGAAGTGAAACAACTGTGGGAGCAAATCAAAGAAGTGAGGACCACCTATGAGACCATTCCTTGTGTTATTGTCGGCAACAAGTTGGACCTAGAGAACAACCGGCAAG
This portion of the Magallana gigas chromosome 7, xbMagGiga1.1, whole genome shotgun sequence genome encodes:
- the LOC105332475 gene encoding ras-related protein Rap-1b; translated protein: MVDAEHRNRIVFLGAGGVGKTSILKRFLNGEYSDTYEETVEDLYPAEYDVRDTHLLVDFLDTAGNIAFPAMRRLSIANAQAFVLVFSITDISTFEEVKQLWEQIKEVRTTYETIPCVIVGNKLDLENNRQVEKFDALNWAYSDNLGSAFVEVSAKDDDSIKDIFKMLLDQLKTPRSKYPNKFMIRRSSTNSIEPGVHEETETDDLKMQRSRSLIRRGSKPKMKRSSRGNKNDCSAS